One window of Papaver somniferum cultivar HN1 chromosome 9, ASM357369v1, whole genome shotgun sequence genomic DNA carries:
- the LOC113312650 gene encoding uncharacterized protein LOC113312650: MKFPISFSASEAPDGDQKHNDPLVVTMAIALPEHEGEEEKPKAFPWAMPKILIDGGSSVEILFYETLKQMGLRDDCLISSTYNIFGFNGSSTLPRGKVTLEIWVGKILTLTTFCVVDVLSPYTAIVRRSWIHGIKGVSSTYHQSLRFPTPDGVLEIVGDSGEAKYCYKMDVQNGENKVNSPKAQEMRARNGNNLAEIHDYIAIANEPKRLDDAPTLCNTIT; encoded by the coding sequence ATGAAATTTCCTATCAGCTTTTCAGCCTCGGAGGCACCTGATGGAGATCAGAAGCATAACGACCCactagtggtcacgatggccatcGCACTTCCCGAACATGAAGGCGAGGAAGAAAAACCTAAGGCGTTTCCATGGGCCATGCCTAAAATCTTGATCGACGGAGGAAGCTCTGTAGAGATCTTATTTTATGAAACATTGAAACAAATGGGTCTCAGAGACGACTGCCTAATATCCTCCACCTACAACATATTTGGCTTTAACGGCTCGTCGACCCTCCCAAGAGGCAAGGTGACACTAGAAATTTGGGTAGGAAAAATCCTCACCTTAACCACTTTCTGTGTAGTGGATGTGCTTTCACCCTACACAGCTATTGTCAGGCGATCCTGGATCCATGGGATCAAAGGAGTTTCCTCGACTTACCATCAGAGTCTAAGGTTCCCTACGCCCGATGGAGTCCTAGAAATCGTCGGAGACTCTGGTGAGGCAAAATATTGCTACAAGATGGACGTTCAGAACGGCGAAAACAAAGTAAACTCCCCAAAGGCGCAGGAAATGAGGGCGAGGAATGGCAATAACCTTGCTGAGATTCATGACTACATAGCAATAGCTAATGAGCCAAAGCGCTTGGACGATGCTCCAACCTTGTGCAACACCATAACCTAG